In Blautia sp. SC05B48, a single genomic region encodes these proteins:
- a CDS encoding YodL domain-containing protein — MSASQFAVYQLKKKPELRNLLFRTYEELAKDQIPVQMENYEQVYLGTMKLGETPEQIKKELEKKQPHNYKGHAVSTSDVLILNDEGVMTTYYVNKDTFIEISDFMKVISSESGGLTKDTVGYEIEGKDGTWEVIDYLLIEGKNYFLMEHEQYGKDVAYVVLDQNGNVLVDGTYNGFDDVVKQKILDSLHPPVQEQTEDYKPKLDNWQKYMENGEYLRSAEITEEANYNMIDGLKNNAAPKDKKNRQKESVLTKLNEKKEEVARRSGQKTMREVMGQDIEHSKK; from the coding sequence ATGAGTGCAAGTCAGTTTGCAGTTTATCAGCTAAAAAAGAAACCGGAATTGAGAAATCTTCTTTTCCGAACCTATGAGGAACTTGCAAAGGATCAGATTCCTGTGCAGATGGAAAATTATGAACAGGTGTATCTGGGAACAATGAAGCTGGGAGAAACACCGGAGCAGATAAAAAAGGAGCTGGAGAAGAAACAGCCGCACAATTATAAAGGTCATGCAGTCAGTACCAGTGATGTGCTGATCCTGAATGATGAGGGGGTCATGACCACTTACTATGTAAACAAAGACACTTTTATAGAGATTTCTGATTTTATGAAAGTCATATCTTCAGAAAGCGGTGGACTTACCAAAGATACAGTTGGATATGAAATAGAGGGAAAAGACGGAACATGGGAAGTAATAGATTATCTGTTGATAGAGGGAAAAAATTATTTTCTTATGGAGCATGAACAATATGGGAAAGATGTTGCGTATGTAGTCTTAGATCAGAACGGGAATGTGCTTGTAGACGGTACTTACAATGGATTTGATGATGTAGTAAAACAGAAGATTCTTGATTCGCTTCATCCGCCAGTGCAGGAGCAGACAGAAGACTATAAACCGAAACTGGATAACTGGCAGAAGTATATGGAGAATGGAGAATACCTGCGAAGTGCGGAAATCACAGAGGAAGCAAATTATAATATGATTGACGGACTTAAGAATAATGCTGCACCAAAAGATAAAAAGAACCGTCAAAAAGAATCTGTCCTTACAAAACTGAATGAGAAAAAGGAAGAAGTTGCAAGACGAAGTGGGCAGAAAACTATGCGGGAAGTGATGGGACAAGACATAGAACATAGTAAAAAGTGA
- a CDS encoding plasmid mobilization protein, translating to MARPKKDKNLRHTRHIMLRLTNTEYEIIAENAKATSLPLAEYVRKQITNKKVIVKYEIVADLPELKKLIAEFGKIGSNLNQIARYFNTGGLHSQEMRNEIKKSISEIYKLKYEVIKLAGDFTTVNANNRNNTGEN from the coding sequence ATGGCACGACCAAAGAAAGATAAAAACTTACGGCATACTCGTCATATCATGCTCCGTCTCACCAATACTGAATATGAAATAATTGCAGAAAACGCAAAAGCAACAAGTCTCCCGTTAGCAGAGTATGTCCGTAAACAGATAACAAATAAAAAAGTAATTGTGAAATATGAAATTGTGGCAGATTTACCGGAGTTAAAAAAATTAATTGCTGAATTTGGAAAGATTGGTAGCAATCTGAACCAGATAGCTCGTTACTTTAATACTGGTGGACTCCATTCTCAGGAAATGCGCAACGAAATCAAAAAGAGCATTTCTGAAATTTATAAATTAAAATATGAAGTAATAAAACTGGCTGGAGATTTTACCACTGTCAATGCAAATAATAGAAATAACACAGGAGAAAACTGA
- a CDS encoding relaxase/mobilization nuclease domain-containing protein: MAILKHIASKNADYGEAERYLIFQHDEYTQKPILDDNGNMLLREEYYLDGINCDPFTFDAECRETNAFFHKNQSFNEIKSHHYIISFDPKDQEEHGLTGEQAQKLGVEYARENFPGHQALVCTHTDGHNGSGNIHVHIVINSVRKYDTEPQPYIEFDRDSKSGYKHHLSDRYRIYLKQKVMDMCHSNGLNQVDLLTSAERKISEKEYWAKRRGQKNLDEHNTELKKKGLTPRQTTFQTEKQYLRDAIDTVSSQATSQEEFSRLLSDRYNITFKVSRGRYSYLHPNRQKYITGRNLGTLYEENHLLQVFQDNSSRQHAEKSHSTDRPVTDFSEKSKSSASIQTDETTHSFLFIKSDLRLVTDLQHCIKAQQSQAYAQKVKLSNLKMMAQTVAYVQEHGFQSKEDLDTALSNASAQSTDAKNTLKSTDDSLKSINEQIHYTGQYLANKSIYFDYRKSRNKEKFYEDHRAELTLYESALRVLKEKAQGKKLPTLKMLREEKSRLTELQTVQRDEFNSRREYERELRTVCSNVDIILNHPHIQESLHETSQEHSCFR; encoded by the coding sequence ATGGCAATCCTGAAACATATTGCAAGCAAGAATGCCGACTATGGAGAAGCTGAACGCTATCTGATTTTCCAACATGATGAATATACGCAAAAACCAATTCTTGATGATAATGGGAATATGCTTCTTCGTGAAGAATATTATCTGGATGGTATAAACTGTGATCCGTTTACATTTGATGCGGAATGTCGGGAAACTAACGCTTTCTTTCATAAAAATCAATCTTTTAATGAGATTAAGTCGCATCACTACATCATCAGCTTTGATCCTAAAGATCAGGAAGAACATGGTCTGACCGGAGAGCAGGCACAGAAACTTGGCGTGGAATATGCCAGAGAGAATTTTCCCGGGCACCAAGCTCTTGTCTGCACCCACACTGATGGACATAATGGCAGTGGAAATATTCATGTACATATTGTAATCAACAGTGTGCGAAAGTATGATACCGAGCCACAGCCCTATATAGAATTTGACCGGGATTCAAAATCTGGATACAAACATCATCTTTCTGACAGATACCGAATTTACTTAAAACAAAAAGTTATGGATATGTGTCATTCCAATGGACTAAACCAAGTAGATCTTCTGACATCTGCGGAAAGAAAAATATCCGAAAAAGAATACTGGGCAAAACGCAGAGGTCAAAAAAATCTCGATGAACACAATACAGAACTGAAAAAGAAAGGACTTACTCCAAGACAGACAACATTTCAAACGGAAAAGCAATACCTTCGTGATGCGATTGATACGGTTTCTTCACAGGCAACATCACAAGAAGAATTTTCCAGATTGCTGTCTGATAGATATAATATTACATTTAAAGTCAGTCGTGGCAGATACAGCTACCTGCATCCTAATCGTCAAAAATACATCACCGGAAGAAATCTTGGAACGCTTTATGAAGAAAATCATCTTCTGCAGGTATTCCAGGATAACTCCAGCAGGCAACACGCAGAAAAATCACATTCTACTGACAGACCAGTTACAGATTTTTCAGAAAAGTCAAAATCGTCAGCTTCTATCCAAACTGACGAAACTACACACTCTTTCCTTTTTATAAAATCTGATTTACGACTTGTAACAGATTTACAGCACTGTATCAAGGCACAGCAAAGTCAGGCATACGCACAAAAAGTAAAGCTGTCTAATCTTAAGATGATGGCTCAGACAGTTGCCTATGTACAGGAACATGGTTTCCAGAGCAAGGAAGATTTAGATACTGCCCTTTCCAATGCCTCCGCCCAAAGCACTGATGCCAAAAATACTCTGAAATCCACAGATGACTCTTTAAAAAGTATAAATGAACAGATTCATTACACCGGACAGTACCTTGCCAATAAATCCATCTATTTCGATTACCGAAAAAGTCGAAATAAAGAAAAATTTTATGAAGATCACCGGGCAGAACTCACCCTTTATGAGTCTGCTCTCCGAGTACTCAAAGAAAAAGCACAGGGCAAAAAACTCCCTACTCTGAAAATGTTGCGTGAGGAAAAGAGTCGTTTAACAGAATTGCAGACAGTACAGCGAGATGAATTTAACTCCCGGCGTGAATATGAACGTGAACTTCGTACAGTATGCTCCAATGTGGATATCATTCTTAATCACCCACATATACAGGAATCTCTGCACGAAACGTCACAAGAACATTCTTGTTTCCGTTAA
- a CDS encoding PBECR4 domain-containing protein yields MTKYNKQQAISIIIDCAAKYEENLNGYQLLFILKDKHKHISSLEVSFYPYNFLHLTGIKLIDGTTATDFYKRCLNHKLSPEDFSFASDGTTQLKLEILPQLMLKNISAKMVGDFNGCNPKLYTEKLTGGVKACLGFVKTHRAEYVPNTVLNTDIRTVTKISQQVIATYRRKNSTSPYQELVYKAKKIDWDTITFPKEYDYLTKPGKDGA; encoded by the coding sequence ATGACAAAATACAACAAACAGCAGGCCATTTCTATCATTATAGATTGTGCTGCCAAATACGAAGAAAATCTCAATGGCTATCAGCTCTTATTTATTTTAAAAGACAAGCATAAACATATTTCTTCTCTGGAAGTAAGTTTTTATCCATATAATTTTCTTCACCTTACAGGCATTAAATTAATTGATGGCACTACTGCTACTGATTTTTACAAGCGCTGTTTAAACCATAAATTAAGTCCTGAAGATTTTTCCTTCGCATCTGATGGAACTACTCAGTTAAAACTTGAAATTCTTCCACAACTTATGCTTAAAAATATATCAGCTAAAATGGTTGGAGATTTTAACGGATGCAATCCAAAATTATATACAGAAAAATTAACTGGTGGCGTAAAAGCCTGCCTTGGCTTTGTAAAAACTCATCGTGCTGAATATGTGCCAAATACAGTACTGAATACAGATATTCGCACAGTTACTAAAATTTCACAGCAGGTAATCGCTACATATCGTCGAAAAAATTCAACTTCCCCTTATCAGGAATTAGTTTATAAGGCCAAAAAAATCGACTGGGATACCATTACCTTTCCGAAAGAATATGACTATCTCACCAAGCCAGGAAAAGATGGCGCATAA
- a CDS encoding transposon-transfer assisting family protein, which yields MMVRFEEDEYIAVAIFDAGNRIQTMEAMDEIFSYLDEDMKLLIFTTIQKLYYLSDEGYEELQKTVEIYKADLEVDGE from the coding sequence ATGATGGTAAGGTTTGAGGAAGATGAATATATAGCAGTCGCAATTTTTGATGCAGGAAACCGGATTCAGACAATGGAAGCGATGGATGAGATTTTTTCCTATCTGGACGAAGATATGAAACTGCTGATTTTTACAACGATTCAGAAGCTCTACTATCTTAGCGATGAGGGATATGAAGAACTGCAGAAAACGGTAGAAATCTATAAAGCAGATCTGGAGGTGGATGGAGAATGA
- a CDS encoding helix-turn-helix domain-containing protein yields MNRSKDSNQNIAKTILKIRQDNKLSQEQFAEIVGVTRQAVSRWEMGISAPNINTLILMSEKFNIQVDEMLKSRDVDEKNDNKTTPPKKNKNYSITFLLIGILGLISTPFFAEWQQKRNMELFKTAYEHSYDYIFEYPLSIILILALMFIGLGTYFTLKKKRRRLDEKND; encoded by the coding sequence ATGAATAGATCAAAAGATAGTAATCAAAATATTGCAAAGACGATTCTTAAGATAAGGCAGGATAATAAGCTTTCTCAGGAACAATTTGCTGAAATAGTAGGGGTGACAAGACAGGCAGTGTCAAGGTGGGAAATGGGAATTTCTGCACCTAATATTAATACTCTTATTTTAATGAGTGAGAAATTTAATATTCAAGTTGACGAAATGTTAAAATCAAGAGACGTTGATGAAAAAAATGATAATAAAACGACTCCCCCTAAAAAGAATAAAAATTATAGCATTACATTTTTACTTATTGGTATTTTGGGATTAATAAGTACTCCTTTCTTTGCGGAATGGCAACAGAAAAGAAATATGGAACTTTTTAAAACAGCTTATGAGCATTCATATGACTACATTTTTGAATACCCACTATCCATCATTCTAATATTGGCATTGATGTTCATAGGTTTAGGCACATATTTTACTTTAAAGAAAAAAAGGAGGCGATTGGATGAAAAAAATGATTAG